A single region of the Raphanus sativus cultivar WK10039 chromosome 1, ASM80110v3, whole genome shotgun sequence genome encodes:
- the LOC108846350 gene encoding putative F-box protein At1g30925, with protein MINSITDDLILEIFSRLPAKSITRFHCVSKLWRSILCGQFFTDLFLTRSSARPRLLFAAHGTGELEWHFFSSPQPRNPYDKSSLEVADSYMTWSHDMWHNFGGYASGLVYSRRDICTSIYVQMFPKTLHVICNPSTGEYVYLPQLQSYRIQESFLGFDPIDKQFKVLSIVNSRSVDENRVLTLGTGEEMMTWRKIKTPVAHKPCRPSSPKRICINGVLYYLAKSKTTGDEDSYVIVSFDVRSEKFNFIEAKKGECNNLINYKGKLGGITLTLTCSLSMWILEDAEKHEWSEYSYTLPRNVFGPVGCDVSVVGVIDTGEIVLSMDYAIRGKPFYVFYFHPERNSLQRVEIQGFENPGRVFVFVDHVEDLNLNVAKFLKSRISAPSVKNKSYVRERDMDMRRGNGVSRKKKQRKRSRRQ; from the coding sequence ATGATAAATTCAATCACCGATGATCTCATCCTCGAGATATTCTCAAGACTGCCTGCAAAGTCAATCACTAGGTTTCACTGCGTGTCGAAGCTGTGGAGGTCCATACTTTGCGGTCAATTTTTCACCGACTTGTTCCTAACTAGGTCATCTGCTCGTCCACGTCTCTTGTTCGCCGCCCACGGAACTGGAGAACTTGAGTGGCACTTTTTCTCGTCGCCACAGCCCCGTAATCCATATGACAAGTCTTCTCTTGAAGTTGCCGATTCTTATATGACATGGTCTCATGACATGTGGCATAACTTTGGTGGTTATGCCTCTGGTTTGGTTTACTCACGCCGTGATATATGTACCAGCATATATGTGCAGATGTTTCCGAAAACACTGCATGTGATATGTAATCCTAGCACAGGAGAGTATGTTTATTTACCTCAACTACAATCATACAGAATACAGGAAAGCTTTCTAGGGTTTGATCCGATTGACAAGCAATTCAAAGTATTGTCCATTGTTAATTCACGTTCTGTTGATGAAAATAGAGTTCTGACGTTAGGAACAGGTGAAGAAATGATGACTTGGAGGAAGATCAAAACTCCAGTGGCCCATAAACCGTGTCGGCCTTCGTCGCCTAAACGAATATGCATCAATGGTGTTTTGTATTACTTGGCTAAAAGTAAAACAACTGGTGATGAAGACTCCTATGTGATAGTTTCTTTTGATGTTAGGTCTGAGAAATTCAATTTTATAGAAGCAAAAAAAGGCGAATGTAATAATCTGATAAACTATAAGGGTAAATTAGGTGGGATTACTTTGACCCTTACCTGCAGCTTAAGTATGTGGATTCTAGAGGATGCTGAAAAACATGAATGGTCGGAATATTCATATACTCTGCCTCGTAATGTATTTGGTCCTGTTGGCTGCGATGTTTCCGTAGTGGGAGTGATTGACACAGGTGAAATAGTTTTGTCAATGGACTATGCCATTAGGGGTAAACCTTTTTATGTCTTCTACTTCCATCCAGAAAGGAACAGTCTCCAAAGGGTTGAAATCCAAGGTTTTGAGAATCCTGGTAGAGTTTTCGTCTTTGTCGACCACGTAGAGGATCTTAATCTTAACGTTGCAAAGTTTCTCAAGTCAAGAATCTCAGCTCCATCAGTGAAGAACAAAAGCTATGTAAGAGAAAGAGACATGGACATGAGGAGGGGTAATGGTGTGAGtaggaagaagaaacaaagaaagagaagCAGGAGACAGTAA